The following are from one region of the Pseudomonadota bacterium genome:
- a CDS encoding ribonucleotide-diphosphate reductase subunit beta, producing the protein MSLLNAKPIYKPFQYPWAYEAWHTQQKIHWLPEEIPMGDDVKDWRYNITETERHLLTQIFRFFTQADIEVNNCYMKHYSQVFQPTEIQMMLSAFSNMETIHIAAYSHLLDTIGMPEAEYMAFMKYKEMKDKYDYMQEFNVSSKKDIAKTLAVFGAFTEGLQLFASFAILLNFPRHNKMKGMGQVVTWSVRDESLHCNSIIRLFKTFLDENPEVWTEDLKRELYVACSTIISHEDAFIDLAFEMGDIEGLTADDVKKYIRYIGDRRLLQLGLQSMHKIEKNPLPWIDEILNGVEHANFFENRVTEYTKAATRGTWEDAFSGIDSQNASNKELKTEDA; encoded by the coding sequence ATGTCCCTATTAAATGCAAAACCTATATATAAACCGTTTCAATATCCATGGGCATATGAGGCTTGGCATACGCAACAAAAAATTCACTGGTTGCCGGAAGAAATTCCGATGGGTGACGATGTAAAAGACTGGCGTTACAATATAACGGAAACCGAGCGTCACTTGCTGACCCAGATATTCCGTTTTTTCACTCAGGCTGATATTGAAGTGAATAACTGCTATATGAAGCACTACTCACAGGTTTTCCAGCCGACTGAAATTCAGATGATGCTTTCTGCATTTTCAAATATGGAAACAATACATATTGCCGCCTACTCTCACCTGTTGGACACAATCGGTATGCCTGAGGCAGAATATATGGCTTTCATGAAATATAAGGAAATGAAAGACAAATACGACTATATGCAGGAATTTAATGTAAGCAGCAAAAAAGACATTGCAAAAACTCTGGCGGTTTTCGGTGCGTTCACGGAAGGATTACAGCTTTTTGCATCATTTGCTATCCTGCTTAATTTCCCTCGTCATAACAAAATGAAAGGCATGGGGCAAGTTGTTACATGGTCTGTACGTGATGAAAGTTTGCACTGCAACTCTATAATACGCTTATTCAAAACATTTTTAGACGAAAATCCGGAGGTTTGGACAGAAGACTTAAAGCGAGAACTTTATGTTGCATGTTCCACTATTATCTCACATGAGGACGCTTTTATCGACCTTGCATTTGAAATGGGCGATATTGAAGGACTAACCGCTGATGATGTAAAAAAATATATCCGATATATTGGTGATAGGAGATTATTACAATTAGGCTTACAGTCTATGCATAAAATCGAAAAGAACCCTCTTCCTTGGATTGATGAAATATTAAACGGCGTTGAACATGCTAATTTCTTTGAAAACAGAGTGACCGAATACACAAAGGCAGCCACTCGGGGAACATGGGAAGATGCTTTTTCAGGAATTGATTCCCAAAATGCGAGTAATAAAGAACTAAAGACTGAAGACGCTTAA